A part of Jaculus jaculus isolate mJacJac1 chromosome 17, mJacJac1.mat.Y.cur, whole genome shotgun sequence genomic DNA contains:
- the Eif1b gene encoding eukaryotic translation initiation factor 1b encodes MSTIQNLQSFDPFADATKGGDLLPAGTEDYIHIRIQQRNGRKTLTTVQGIAGDYDKKKLVKAFKKKFACNGTVIEHPEYGEVIQLQGDQRKNICQFLLEVGIVKEEQLKVHGF; translated from the exons ATGTCCACTATCCAGAACCTCCAATCTTTCG ACCCCTTTGCCGATGCAACTAAGGGTGGCGACTTACTCCCGGCAGGGACTGAAGACTACATCCACATAAGGATCCAGCAGCGGAACGGCCGGAAGACGCTCACCACCGTCCAGGGCATCGCCGGCGACTATGACAAGAAGAAACTGGTGAAGGCTTTCAAAAAG AAATTTGCCTGCAATGGTACTGTGATTGAACATCCTGAGTACGGAGAGGTTATTCAGCTTCAAGGTGACCAAAGGAAGAACATTTGCCAGTTTCTCCTGGAG GTGGGCATTGTCAAGGAGGAGCAGCTGAAGGTCCATGGCTTCTAA